One Solanum pennellii chromosome 10, SPENNV200 genomic region harbors:
- the LOC107032105 gene encoding heparanase-like protein 3: MQMASSFKCFLVLYFLLLSLYFTQISRAEDIVEEGILYIDGVSSIAKVDKDFICATLDWWPPTKCDYGTCSWGNASLLNLDLSNKVLFNAIRAFSPLTIRLGGTLQDKLIYQTMHDKQPCTPFFHDDTELFKFTQGCLPLSRWDELNEFFKKTGAKVTFGLNTLNGKKIASDGRSALGDWDSSNAESLIRYTVSRGYNIHGWELGNELNGNGIGPAISADQYACDIIALHKLVQDIYKGKDVMPLILAPGGIFDAIWFPKFINKASNSLQVVTHHIYSVGGGDDTNLVQKILEPSHLDEESKYLQNLQGVLRNSGTSAVAWVGESGGVYNSGRNLVSNSFVSGFWYLDQIGMSATFDTKTYCRQTLVGGNYGLLNTTTFHPNPDYYGALLWHRLMGRNVLSTQFQGMKKLRSYAHCSKSSEGIALMLINMHSSITVNISLSVTVANTNESPMLLQVTNDQNPRHEIEREEYHLTAKDGDLHSQTVLLNGNELNVDHFGRIPLLEPVRVNPSHPISIAPLSIVFVHIPTIQVPACSMYTREYM, encoded by the exons ATGCAAATGGCTTCTTCCTTCAAATGCTTCTTGGTGTTGTACTTTTTGTTATTGTCCTTGTACTTCACCCAAATTTCAAGAGCAGAAGATATTGTTGAAGAAGGGATTCTTTACATTGATGGGGTTTCTTCAATAGCAAAAGTTGATAAAGATTTTATTTGTGCAACTTTAGATTGGTGGCCTCCTACTAAATGTGACTATGGAACTTGTAGCTGGGGAAATGCTTCTCTTCTTAATCTT GATCTAAGCAACAAGGTATTATTTAATGCAATTAGAG CGTTTTCTCCGTTAACAATTAGACTTGGAGGTACATTGCAAGATAAACTAATATACCAAACGATGCATGATAAACAACCATGTACTCCATTTTTCCATGATGATACAGAGCTGTTTAAATTCACCCAAGGTTGCTTGCCTTTGTCTCGTTGGGATGAACTCAACGAATTCTTCAAGAAAACGGG GGCAAAAGTAACTTTTGGGTTGAATACTTtaaatggaaagaaaatagCTTCTGACGGCCGCTCTGCTTTGGGAGATTGGGATTCCAGCAATGCAGAGTCTTTAATCAGATATACGGTTAGCAGAGGTTATAATATCCACGGCTGGGAGCTTG GAAATGAATTGAATGGAAACGGAATAGGTCCAGCTATTTCAGCCGATCAGTACGCTTGTGATATTATAGCTCTTCACAAATTAGTGCAAGATATATATAAAGGGAAGGATGTTATGCCATTAATCCTTGCACCAGGAGGAATATTTGATGCTATTTGGTTTCcgaaatttataaataaagcATCTAATTCTCTTCAAGTAGTTACACATCACATTTACAGTGTTGGTGGAG GCGACGACACCAACCTAGTTCAGAAAATACTTGAACCTTCTCATCTGGATGAAGAATCCAAATACTTGCAAAATCTTCAAGGCGTTCTCCGAAATTCTGGAACTTCAGCTGTAGCATGGGTTGGTGAAAGTGGAGGAGTTTATAACAGTGGTCGCAATCTTGTTTCAAATAGCTTTGTGTCCGGGTTTTG GTACTTGGATCAGATTGGGATGTCAGCCACGTTCGATACTAAGACATATTGTCGACAAACATTGGTTGGTGGCAACTACGGTCTCCTCAATACCACAACCTTTCATCCAAATCCTGATTATTACGG TGCTCTTTTATGGCACCGTTTGATGGGAAGGAATGTTCTATCGACACAGTTCCAAGGAATGAAAAAACTGCGCTCATACGCTCACTGTTCAAAATCTTCT GAAGGAATCGCACTGATGTTGAtcaacatgcatagtagtataACAGTTAATATTAGTCTCTCAGTCACAGTTGCTAACACAAACGAGTCGCCAATGCTGCTACAAGTCACGAATGATCAGAACCCGAGACACGAAATTGAGAGGGAAGAATATCACCTTACAGCCAAAGATGGTGATTTACATAGCCAAACAGTGCTTTTGAATGGAAATGAACTTAATGTGGATCATTTTGGAAGAATCCCTCTGTTAGAACCTGTAAGAGTAAACCCCTCTCATCCAATTTCCATTGCTCCTCTTTCAATTGTATTTGTTCACATTCCCACTATTCAAGTGCCTGCTTGTAGTATGTATACAAGAGAGTACATGTAA